The Tripterygium wilfordii isolate XIE 37 chromosome 5, ASM1340144v1, whole genome shotgun sequence genome window below encodes:
- the LOC119998678 gene encoding uncharacterized protein LOC119998678 isoform X2 → METQSQAEVLQQTTMLPPKPGTFEDREELIRYVREFGADQGYVVTIKKSRKDRRVILGCDRGGVYRNRRKIDETKRKRKACSRLINCPFEAIGKKDDDVWVLTVKNGEHNHEALKHISEHPYSRRFSEEEISQIKMMTDAGVKPRQVLKALKQSNPELQSTPRHLYNLKAKFRQGNLSEKTLKSWRPNRCAPPNTRGSTSGCSLNQNDHRVPNFIGGKFLDSQGCSTIDVINPATQEVVSQVPLSSYEEFRDAVSAAKKAFPSWKNTPIATRQRIMFKLQELIQRDMDKLTTTITIEQGMTLKDAQADVLRGLEVVERACGMTTLQMGEFVPNASNGIDTYCTREPLGVCAGICPFNFPAMISMWMFPVAVTCGNTFLLKPCDKSPGASMILAALAKEAGLPGGVLNIVHGTSDIINYICDDDDIKALSFVGSNAAGMHIYARAAARGKRVQPHIGGKNHAIIMPDSNMDATLNALVAASFGAAGQRCMALNTAVFVGASTLWEDELVERAKALKVNAGTDPSADIGPVICKEVKDHINSLVQSSADNGARLILDGRNIVVPGYENGSFIGPTILCDVTVNMDCFKEEIFGPVLICMQANSLEEAITIINRNRYGNGASIFTTSGIAARKFQNDVEAVLVGINVPVPVPLPFSSNESMASYGDLNFCGKASVQFYTQFKTVARQWEDLPSLGVSVTAAPSSDMDRTSRAMSSIFLSPSERGSSSSERGLPSHRVSLAMSPASENDSQSGGRMLLHSLSSDRDIPDVGVSCLPSVSKKDLLSQGVSLLLPLASEREILNQGKQLEMPSAVERDLSSQEAALPLAQTSDSMYVSQTSNWNVNLPTKSQINDALSPTSERIYMPKYQRIGYTGPTPHSTDTAVADASESLNVPRDHKHNSMRLISHQNDSMGPTSHRTDSAAHPTSERIYMLATSHLNDSMEQAFSETDSIFSTSERIYIPPASNRNDHMESTSKRTGNAAVHPYSESVYLSGTSQRTDHITQASQHADPRPEASEEMYLPSLVRRNAGMPPASERLYCL, encoded by the exons ATGGAAACTCAGAGTCAAGCAGAGGTTCTGCAGCAGACGACGATGCTTCCTCCAAAACCTGGAACTTTTGAAGATCGTGAGGAGCTCATCAGATATGTTCGTGAATTTGGTGCTGATCAAGGATACGTTGTGACTATAAAGAAGTCTCGGAAGGACAGACGAGTAATCCTCGGTTGTGACAGAGGAGGTGTTTATCGCAACAGGCGTAAGATTGATGAAACCAAGCGTAAAAGGAAAGCGTGTTCGCGTCTTATAAACTGTCCTTTTGAAGCAATTGGTAAGAAAGACGATGATGTGTGGGTGCTTACTGTGAAGAATGGGGAACACAACCATGAAGCTTTGAAGCACATATCGGAGCATCCCTACAGTCGTCGATTTTCTGAGGAAGAGATCAGCCAGATTAAAATGATGACCGATGCTGGTGTTAAACCGCGTCAAGTGCTTAAGGCCTTGAAGCAGAGTAATCCAGAGCTGCAATCGACACCTAGGcatttgtacaatctcaaagcTAAGTTTCGTCAAGGGAATTTATCAG AGAAAACTTTAAAGTCATGGAGGCCTAACAGATGTGCTCCTCCAAACACTAGGGGTAGCACAAGTGGATGTTCATTAAATCAAAACGACCACCG GGTTCCTAATTTTATTGGAGGGAAATTTCTGGATTCACAAGGTTGTTCAACCATTGATGTTATAAATCCC GCAACTCAAGAGGTTGTTTCGCAAGTTCCTTTATCTAGCTATGAAGAGTTCAGAGATGCTGTTAGTGCAGCTAAGAAAGCTTTCCCTTCATGGAAAAATACTCCTATCGCCACTCGTCAACGCATCATGTTCAAACTCCAGGAGCTCATTCAGCGGGATATG GATAAACTGACTACTACTATCACAATAGAACAGGGTATGACATTGAAGGATGCGCAGGCTGATGTGCTCCGGGGTTTAG AGGTTGTTGAGCGTGCTTGTGGAATGACAACGCTTCAAATGGGGGAATTTGTTCCAAATGCTTCTAATGGAATTGATACCTACTGCACTAGAGAGCCACTTGGCGTTTGTGCCGGGATATGCCCTTTTAACTTTCCGGCAATGATTTCCATGTGG ATGTTCCCAGTTGCAGTCACATGTGGCAATACATTTTTACTTAAGCCATGTGATAAAAGTCCTG GGGCTTCAATGATCCTTGCAGCATTAGCAAAGGAGGCTGGTTTGCCTGGTGGTGTCTTGAATATTGTCCATGGCACCTCT GATATTATTAACTATATATGTGACGATGATGATATAAAGGCTTTATCATTTGTGGGATCCAATGCG GCTGGGATGCATATATATGCGAGGGCAGCTGCTAGAGGGAAACGTGTTCAG CCTCACATAGGTGGCAAAAACCATGCAATCATCATGCCAGATTCAAATATGGATGCTACGTTGAATGCTCTTGTTGCTGCTAGCTTTGGTGCTGCAGGACAGCGGTGCATGGCTCTCAACACAGCTGTTTTTGTTGGAGCTTCAACACTATG GGAAGATGAGCTTGTGGAGCGTGCCAAAGCACTCAAAGTAAATGCCGGAACAGATCCCAGCGCAGACATTGGCCCAGTGATTTGTAAAGAG GTAAAGGATCACATCAACAGTTTAGTTCAAAGCAGTGCTGATAATGGTGCGAGGCTTATTCTTGATGGAAGAAACATTgtg GTTCCAGGATATGAGAATGGAAGTTTCATTGGTCCTACAATTTTATGTGATGTTACTGTTAACATGGACTGCTTCAAG GAAGAAATTTTCGGACCAGTTCTCATTTGTATGCAG GCTAACAGCCTAGAAGAAGCTATAACCATTATAAACAGAAATAG ATATGGGAATGGTGCTTCAATATTCACGACATCTGGCATTGCCGCAAGGAAATTCCAGAATGACGTTGAGGCTGTCCTG GTTGGGATTAATGTTCCTGTGCCAGTTCCATTGCCATTTTCCTCTAACGAATCTATGGCATCTTATGGAGATCTCAATTTTTGTG GAAAAGCGAGTGTGCAATTTTACACCCAGTTCAAAACTGTGGCACGACAATGGGAGGACTTGCCCAGCTTAGGAGTTTCAGTAACTGCTGCTCCATCATCTGATATGGACAGAACAAGCCGAGCTATGTCTTCTATATTTCTTTCACCATCTGAGAGAGGATCATCATCGTCTGAAAGAGGATTGCCAAGCCATAGAGTTTCCTTGGCTATGTCACCAGCATCAGAAAATGATTCACAAAGCGGTGGAAGGATGTTACTCCATTCTTTGTCGTCTGATAGGGATATACCAGATGTAGGAGTGTCATGTTTGCCTTCAGTATCCAAAAAGGATTTACTAAGCCAGGGAGTGTCCTTGCTTTTGCCGCTGGCATCTGAGAGGGAAATACTGAACCAGGGTAAGCAGCTAGAAATGCCTTCTGCAGTGGAGAGGGATTTATCAAGCCAAGAAGCAGCACTGCCTCTGGCACAGACCTCCGACAGCATGTATGTCTCTCAAACTTCTAACTGGAATGTAAATCTGCCCACAAAATCTCAAATCAACGACGCTCTCTCTCCAACATCTGAAAGGATTTATATGCCTAAATATCAGAGGATTGGCTATACTGGCCCAACACCTCATAGTACTGATACTGCAGTTGCGGATGCATCTGAGAGTTTAAATGTGCCTAGAGATCACAAGCATAACAGTATGCGTCTGATATCACATCAGAATGACAGCATGGGTCCAACCTCTCATAGAACTGACTCTGCTGCGCATCCAACTTCTGAAAGAATTTATATGCTGGCAACTTCGCATTTGAATGACAGTATGGAACAAGCTTTCTCAGAGACTGACTCTATATTTTCAACGTCAGAGAGGATTTACATACCTCCAGCAAGTAATAGGAATGATCACATGGAATCAACTTCTAAAAGAACTGGCAATGCAGCGGTTCATCCGTATTCGGAGAGTGTATATCTGTCTGGAACATCTCAAAGGACTGACCATATTACCCAAGCTTCTCAACACGCTGATCCCAGGCCTGAGGCTTCAGAAGAAATGTATCTGCCTTCGCTTGTTCGGAGAAATGCTGGTATGCCACCAGCATCCGAGAGGCTATATTGCCTGTAG
- the LOC119998229 gene encoding probable glycosyltransferase At5g03795, translating into MTVGKHQQMPSPSSTFCSLQGSLFTFAVLTLISFTYLSLRSLNSPQLHSHYSSPPQVPGVAVTTTLAAADPEKKVRETVEKEVDGNDGDGEDEISDLYHNPEVFRLNYKEMEGKFKVYIYPDGDPNTFYQTPRKLTGKYASEGYFFQNIRESKFRTEDPDQAHMFFIPLSCHKMRGKGTSYENMTIIVQNYVDSLIAKYPYWNRTLGADHFFVTCHDVGVRATEGVPFLVKNAIRVVCSPSYDVNFIPHKDVALPQVLQPFALPAGGNDIENRTTLGFWAGHRNSKIRVILARVWENDTELDISNNRISRATGNLVYQKRFYRTKFCICPGGSQVNSARIADSIHYGCVPVILSDYYDLPFNDILDWHNFSVIVKEQDVYQLKQILKAKSDVDFPALHKNLVKVQKHFQWNSPPIKYDAFHMVMYDLWLRHHVIKY; encoded by the exons ATGACGGTGGGGAAGCATCAACAAATGCCATCACCGTCCTCTACTTTCTGCTCTCTCCAAGGCTCCCTCTTTACTTTCGCCGTTCTAACCTTAATCTCCTTCACCTATCTCTCCCTCAGGTCCCTCAACTCCCCCCAACTCCATTCCCACTACTCTTCCCCTCCACAG GTTCCTGGTGTTGCTGTAACTACTACCCTTGCTGCTGCTGATCCTgagaagaaagtgagagagactGTGGAAAAAGAGGTTGATGGTAACGATGGTGATGGTGAGGATGAGATATCGGATCTGTACCATAACCCGGAAGTGTTTCGATTGAATTACAAGGAGATGGAGGGGAAATTTAAGGTTTATATATACCCAGATGGAGACCCTAACACGTTCTACCAGACCCCAAGGAAGCTCACCGGCAAGTATGCCAGCGAGGGGTATTTCTTTCAGAACATTAGGGAGAGTAAGTTCCGAACAGAAGACCCTGATCAGGCGCACATGTTCTTTATCCCGCTCTCGTGCCACAAGATGCGAGGCAAG GGCACATCTTATGAGAACATGACTATAATTGTTCAGAATTATGTGGATAGCTTGATAGCTAAGTATCCCTATTGGAACAGAACACTGGGTGCAGATCATTTCTTTGTCACGTGTCATGATGTAGGTGTGAGGGCAACTGAAGGGGTTCCATTTCTTGTCAAGAATGCAATTCGAGTTGTGTGCTCCCCAAGTTATGATGTTAATTTCATCCCACACAAAGATGTTGCTCTCCCTCAGGTACTTCAGCCTTTTGCCCTTCCAGCCGGAGGAAATGATATAGAAAACAG GACAACACTAGGTTTTTGGGCTGGTCATCGAAACTCTAAAATTAGAGTTATCCTAGCACGTGTGTGGGAGAACGACACAGAGCTTGATATTTCGAACAACAGAATAAGCAGGGCCACTGGAAATCTTGTATATCAGAAGAGATTTTACAGGACTAAGTTCTGCATATGTCCTGGTGGCTCCCAGGTTAACAGTGCTCGCATAGCCGATTCAATCCATTATGGATGTGTTCCTG TAATATTGTCCGACTACTATGACTTGCCATTCAATGATATTCTTGATTGGCACAACTTTTCTGTCATTGTTAAGGAGCAAGATGTTTACCAGCTCAAGCAAATTCTGAAGGCCAAATCCGATGTAGATTTCCCTGCCCTGCATAAGAATTTAGTAAAG GTCCAGAAACATTTCCAGTGGAATTCACCACCCATCAAATATGATGCATTTCATATGGTGATGTATGATCTCTGGTTGCGCCACCACGTTATCAAATACTAA
- the LOC119998678 gene encoding uncharacterized protein LOC119998678 isoform X1, with the protein METQSQAEVLQQTTMLPPKPGTFEDREELIRYVREFGADQGYVVTIKKSRKDRRVILGCDRGGVYRNRRKIDETKRKRKACSRLINCPFEAIGKKDDDVWVLTVKNGEHNHEALKHISEHPYSRRFSEEEISQIKMMTDAGVKPRQVLKALKQSNPELQSTPRHLYNLKAKFRQGNLSEKTLKSWRPNRCAPPNTRGSTSGCSLNQNDHRRVPNFIGGKFLDSQGCSTIDVINPATQEVVSQVPLSSYEEFRDAVSAAKKAFPSWKNTPIATRQRIMFKLQELIQRDMDKLTTTITIEQGMTLKDAQADVLRGLEVVERACGMTTLQMGEFVPNASNGIDTYCTREPLGVCAGICPFNFPAMISMWMFPVAVTCGNTFLLKPCDKSPGASMILAALAKEAGLPGGVLNIVHGTSDIINYICDDDDIKALSFVGSNAAGMHIYARAAARGKRVQPHIGGKNHAIIMPDSNMDATLNALVAASFGAAGQRCMALNTAVFVGASTLWEDELVERAKALKVNAGTDPSADIGPVICKEVKDHINSLVQSSADNGARLILDGRNIVVPGYENGSFIGPTILCDVTVNMDCFKEEIFGPVLICMQANSLEEAITIINRNRYGNGASIFTTSGIAARKFQNDVEAVLVGINVPVPVPLPFSSNESMASYGDLNFCGKASVQFYTQFKTVARQWEDLPSLGVSVTAAPSSDMDRTSRAMSSIFLSPSERGSSSSERGLPSHRVSLAMSPASENDSQSGGRMLLHSLSSDRDIPDVGVSCLPSVSKKDLLSQGVSLLLPLASEREILNQGKQLEMPSAVERDLSSQEAALPLAQTSDSMYVSQTSNWNVNLPTKSQINDALSPTSERIYMPKYQRIGYTGPTPHSTDTAVADASESLNVPRDHKHNSMRLISHQNDSMGPTSHRTDSAAHPTSERIYMLATSHLNDSMEQAFSETDSIFSTSERIYIPPASNRNDHMESTSKRTGNAAVHPYSESVYLSGTSQRTDHITQASQHADPRPEASEEMYLPSLVRRNAGMPPASERLYCL; encoded by the exons ATGGAAACTCAGAGTCAAGCAGAGGTTCTGCAGCAGACGACGATGCTTCCTCCAAAACCTGGAACTTTTGAAGATCGTGAGGAGCTCATCAGATATGTTCGTGAATTTGGTGCTGATCAAGGATACGTTGTGACTATAAAGAAGTCTCGGAAGGACAGACGAGTAATCCTCGGTTGTGACAGAGGAGGTGTTTATCGCAACAGGCGTAAGATTGATGAAACCAAGCGTAAAAGGAAAGCGTGTTCGCGTCTTATAAACTGTCCTTTTGAAGCAATTGGTAAGAAAGACGATGATGTGTGGGTGCTTACTGTGAAGAATGGGGAACACAACCATGAAGCTTTGAAGCACATATCGGAGCATCCCTACAGTCGTCGATTTTCTGAGGAAGAGATCAGCCAGATTAAAATGATGACCGATGCTGGTGTTAAACCGCGTCAAGTGCTTAAGGCCTTGAAGCAGAGTAATCCAGAGCTGCAATCGACACCTAGGcatttgtacaatctcaaagcTAAGTTTCGTCAAGGGAATTTATCAG AGAAAACTTTAAAGTCATGGAGGCCTAACAGATGTGCTCCTCCAAACACTAGGGGTAGCACAAGTGGATGTTCATTAAATCAAAACGACCACCGCCGG GTTCCTAATTTTATTGGAGGGAAATTTCTGGATTCACAAGGTTGTTCAACCATTGATGTTATAAATCCC GCAACTCAAGAGGTTGTTTCGCAAGTTCCTTTATCTAGCTATGAAGAGTTCAGAGATGCTGTTAGTGCAGCTAAGAAAGCTTTCCCTTCATGGAAAAATACTCCTATCGCCACTCGTCAACGCATCATGTTCAAACTCCAGGAGCTCATTCAGCGGGATATG GATAAACTGACTACTACTATCACAATAGAACAGGGTATGACATTGAAGGATGCGCAGGCTGATGTGCTCCGGGGTTTAG AGGTTGTTGAGCGTGCTTGTGGAATGACAACGCTTCAAATGGGGGAATTTGTTCCAAATGCTTCTAATGGAATTGATACCTACTGCACTAGAGAGCCACTTGGCGTTTGTGCCGGGATATGCCCTTTTAACTTTCCGGCAATGATTTCCATGTGG ATGTTCCCAGTTGCAGTCACATGTGGCAATACATTTTTACTTAAGCCATGTGATAAAAGTCCTG GGGCTTCAATGATCCTTGCAGCATTAGCAAAGGAGGCTGGTTTGCCTGGTGGTGTCTTGAATATTGTCCATGGCACCTCT GATATTATTAACTATATATGTGACGATGATGATATAAAGGCTTTATCATTTGTGGGATCCAATGCG GCTGGGATGCATATATATGCGAGGGCAGCTGCTAGAGGGAAACGTGTTCAG CCTCACATAGGTGGCAAAAACCATGCAATCATCATGCCAGATTCAAATATGGATGCTACGTTGAATGCTCTTGTTGCTGCTAGCTTTGGTGCTGCAGGACAGCGGTGCATGGCTCTCAACACAGCTGTTTTTGTTGGAGCTTCAACACTATG GGAAGATGAGCTTGTGGAGCGTGCCAAAGCACTCAAAGTAAATGCCGGAACAGATCCCAGCGCAGACATTGGCCCAGTGATTTGTAAAGAG GTAAAGGATCACATCAACAGTTTAGTTCAAAGCAGTGCTGATAATGGTGCGAGGCTTATTCTTGATGGAAGAAACATTgtg GTTCCAGGATATGAGAATGGAAGTTTCATTGGTCCTACAATTTTATGTGATGTTACTGTTAACATGGACTGCTTCAAG GAAGAAATTTTCGGACCAGTTCTCATTTGTATGCAG GCTAACAGCCTAGAAGAAGCTATAACCATTATAAACAGAAATAG ATATGGGAATGGTGCTTCAATATTCACGACATCTGGCATTGCCGCAAGGAAATTCCAGAATGACGTTGAGGCTGTCCTG GTTGGGATTAATGTTCCTGTGCCAGTTCCATTGCCATTTTCCTCTAACGAATCTATGGCATCTTATGGAGATCTCAATTTTTGTG GAAAAGCGAGTGTGCAATTTTACACCCAGTTCAAAACTGTGGCACGACAATGGGAGGACTTGCCCAGCTTAGGAGTTTCAGTAACTGCTGCTCCATCATCTGATATGGACAGAACAAGCCGAGCTATGTCTTCTATATTTCTTTCACCATCTGAGAGAGGATCATCATCGTCTGAAAGAGGATTGCCAAGCCATAGAGTTTCCTTGGCTATGTCACCAGCATCAGAAAATGATTCACAAAGCGGTGGAAGGATGTTACTCCATTCTTTGTCGTCTGATAGGGATATACCAGATGTAGGAGTGTCATGTTTGCCTTCAGTATCCAAAAAGGATTTACTAAGCCAGGGAGTGTCCTTGCTTTTGCCGCTGGCATCTGAGAGGGAAATACTGAACCAGGGTAAGCAGCTAGAAATGCCTTCTGCAGTGGAGAGGGATTTATCAAGCCAAGAAGCAGCACTGCCTCTGGCACAGACCTCCGACAGCATGTATGTCTCTCAAACTTCTAACTGGAATGTAAATCTGCCCACAAAATCTCAAATCAACGACGCTCTCTCTCCAACATCTGAAAGGATTTATATGCCTAAATATCAGAGGATTGGCTATACTGGCCCAACACCTCATAGTACTGATACTGCAGTTGCGGATGCATCTGAGAGTTTAAATGTGCCTAGAGATCACAAGCATAACAGTATGCGTCTGATATCACATCAGAATGACAGCATGGGTCCAACCTCTCATAGAACTGACTCTGCTGCGCATCCAACTTCTGAAAGAATTTATATGCTGGCAACTTCGCATTTGAATGACAGTATGGAACAAGCTTTCTCAGAGACTGACTCTATATTTTCAACGTCAGAGAGGATTTACATACCTCCAGCAAGTAATAGGAATGATCACATGGAATCAACTTCTAAAAGAACTGGCAATGCAGCGGTTCATCCGTATTCGGAGAGTGTATATCTGTCTGGAACATCTCAAAGGACTGACCATATTACCCAAGCTTCTCAACACGCTGATCCCAGGCCTGAGGCTTCAGAAGAAATGTATCTGCCTTCGCTTGTTCGGAGAAATGCTGGTATGCCACCAGCATCCGAGAGGCTATATTGCCTGTAG